In Xiphophorus maculatus strain JP 163 A chromosome 17, X_maculatus-5.0-male, whole genome shotgun sequence, the genomic stretch CACTCAGAGTtcagagttttgtgttttttttaacaagaaagaTACATTTCAGACTCTCTGACCCGACTATTTCCTCCCACATGTGTCTTGTGGCCAGATTAAAACAGGACTTCTTCCATCCTAGGTCAAAATCAGGGCATCAGTCTCACAGATGTAGTGACGTTTCCCAAGACAAGTAATGTCATCCCAGCTGTTCAACCAGCCCTTAGGTCCCACCTCATCTGGTGGTAGAATGGACACGCAGTCCTCACCAGCTTGCTCAGTGTCCCCGGCAGCTTTGGCGTTGTTGGGCTCGCCAGGTCTCCAGTATTTGACATCCCATGTGATTCTCTCTCCATTGACCCAGAAGTGGACTCCTTCCTTGACCATATCCTGCAGCCCGATCCACGCTGAGTGGAAGGTCATGCCGGGATTTGCCTTTTTAAACTGGAACGTCAGATTCGTCAGGAACGCCTGGTCTGCGGCGTTCAGGACGACAGCTAGGTCCCCTTTGTAGTTGCGGCAATCGACGCGAGCATCTTCCCAGGTTTTCTCTACATTGGACAGGAGGAAGCACCGGGAAGCGTGCTCCGTCCACCCCGGCAGGCAGTGGGAGCACTGCAGCGTGGTCCGGTTGCAACGATTCCAGATGTAGTCGAGCCGCTTGGACGACAGGATCGAACGCTGTTTCTTGTTCTCCAGCTCCGTAACCTGGTAATTATTCTGGGTAGACTTTAGTTGGGACGTCAACTGGTTGACTTTCCTGAGAGCCTGTTCTTTAGCTATTAACGCATTGCTCAAGAAACCATTCAGCGTGTTGATTTCCTGCTCCAGCAAGGTAAGATTGCAAGGAATTCTGCCCAACAGCCGTTCATACTCCGCCACCAGAATGGAGAAGTTTGTGTTGGTTAAgttcagctgttctgaaatCCTGCTTTTCTCCTCTAGCAGCTTCTCGGTGTTGCTCTTCATCTCCTCTTTGATCTGCTCTATACTCATTGTTATGTTTTGCTTGGTGTTCCACTCGATGATGATGATTAATACCACCATGGCGAGGATCCCGCTCAGGATTCCGATCAAAACAAGATGCCAGATGGGTTTCAGTATCCTCTTAAGCTCGACGATGGTAGCACTTTTGTTCTCAGGTCCATGTTCAGTTACTGAGGTCCTGTAGGTACCAGACCTgacaacaaatacaaaaagagaaCCAAGCTCACTCAGATGTAGCTAAACAAACTAGCGTAAAGTTGCAATGCCCTCAGAAATGTTCcacattttgaaacataatgaccctaagcattttttttaattttttacccCTTCAGGGGGTcattttgtgggctctagtgtcccttatatgatagtaggctcacaggaaacggggaaggagaggggggaagacatgcggcaaatgtcgttgggtccgggagtcgaacctgtgacggccgcgtcgaggactcaaggcctccaaatacgggtcgcgctaaccgctacgccaccacggcacgccgcCCTAAGCATATTTTAATGAGACAGACCAGGGGTGTGAAACTCATTTTCAATTTGGGCCACATTTGGATGTTCTCAAGGTGCCAAAATGCATTGATAAGACCCTTAAAAAACTTTTACCATATTAATAAACAGTTGCCTCTGCATTTGATAAGTATtcaacatcttttcacattgatcacATTCGGAttccatttttgcttttgtgattttttaattattttggagTTACCAGTCATTTAAACTAAATGCTTTTGACTATTTTTGTGGAGAATTTACAATAAACTCACAGCTATGCATtagcgcaaaaaaaaaaaaaagacaaacaaaaaaaaaaacaatgcagaaatTTGCTGACTTTTGCGTGAATTTTTGCTATTGCGAAAAATTGGAGGGAATGATGGATACAATTTCACATCTGGAGTCTATAAGCCACATTAAAAGATAAGGAGAGCCAAATTTGGCCCtggggcctcgagtttgacacgtgtgGATTAGACCAACAAAAATCAGTTCAGGGGAAGGAAAAAGGTACTTAGTCTAAAtggtgtaaataaaaactaGTTCTTACATTTCCAATCCCAGGTTTCTTAAACATCAATTTTGCAACCCAGAATAATGTATTTACAGTTACATTTTACTCTAACTTATAAACTAATATATCTGCAATTCCTTCATAAATGTCCAGTAAATCCTTCCTTACCTTGGACTCCTAAAATCGGTTCTTAGATATGTGAGTAAATGTACGATCCTGTCTTCAAACGACATTTCTTCTTCACACACTCAGCAGATTGTTGGCCTACTGACTTTGGCAGATACATTTGACACCAGGTGGTTTAGAAGTCCGAATGtcttaaatgaaaacaagtaaGTCTGGGTTTCttctggtttccatggcaatTCACCATGGCAACTCTAGGAATCAGACAAACTGCTGAATTATTGGTTGtgtatttaaataacaaaaatgtgcaCAAGAGGTTTTCAAATGCTGAATTTCATCCAGTTTAACCTGACCTTATGTAAAAATGTCATCCATCTTGTTAAAACACTAATTAACTGCAGTTGAACAATTTTTAGAAAGCTGAGCTCAATTTCGCAAGACAAACTCAGGCCAGATTATAACCAGACATGAAGATATAtaataggcctgtcgcgataaacgataaatcgattaatcatacaataaattaaaactatcgacgtcattttaattatcggcattatgtctcttccggcctttttctctttctgttgatgacaccgaatgaaaaaagcttcaactccggtgctctccactgacccccccttcctcatttccttagtgtaaagcccagcgcacactatcTTATCCTGCACAATCTTAGAGCtatcggccgattgtcggcccattttcaaaacctgacagaccaaacattagccgacagaaatcccaggtataacggttccatcgggttcggtcctgccgtgtggtgtccaacaatgggcacaaaataatggctacaagtttagtgaactaattttaaaaccaggcattaatcaatgctttactgcaatctacctgcaatgcatgtggctagtgtcagtcctgactgaatgaaaatcattagaacctatttacgtcacattaacgaagaacagctgaaaagttaccggctttatcaactgcggtagcaatttcgctccaactcctcctcttgtcatttctatattctttgcatgttgtataaacattaatgttgtttccacatatcatctccgatgtccgctggactttgGTTGCGCCGTATCAGCTGTtcgggattcccctccgtaatttctgattggctacctgtcacattcaacaggctgcgttaagatcccagtcggagaaaatccctgatttagatcggagcggccacgacgatctaccgtaacacaccacacaatcttagaaagaccaacgttttaagattgtcgtaaggggaaaaataggagcaaaaaatcatgtagtgtgaactattgcatcaggtagtcgatgtgcccatcttctctatttaaatctaattattactgaagggcaacataatatacagacttcatattctcttggttgaatgcagtatttatttccactttggctttatgttgtttaggttttttttttcaagtgagttttttgttaatggagactgagaatccattttatttttgtttttggttgttttgtttattttgtttatcagctcaagtgttaagtgttcttttgaaaataaagtgtatctatctttggcaggaaatcgcatgcattattacgtcatttccattaaatcagtgtaaaaaggtcttcaaacaatattatcgtttatcgcaataatttttgagacaattaatcgttgagcaaaatttgctatcgtgacaggcctgtatagtcatattcaataaataaataaattagtgaTTTAAGATTTTAGATCATTTGGGCATCTAAAGTCCAAATGACTTTAGATGGGCACAAAATCTTAGCTCATTTGTGACCAAATGATCTAAAACTTTACATAATTTGCCTTTAGTTTGCAACACAACATAAAGATAACTAATGCaatacattttgtacatttttttctggGATAATTAGttgtaaatattaagttttattGGTGTTTCaacttttctaacttcctgtaTCCGGTAACTGTGCTGTAGTGCAAACACTAGCTTCCTGATCAGGAACAGTTAGCTGGGATTTGGTTGCAGATCTGTTGTTGGTAATTGTGTATTCCCACATTTGTACATCAGACATACCAAcagcaacatttctgtattGTTAATTAAGGggagtaaaaaaatgtttgagtaatAAATCGAACAGTCATCTGCATACTGTGTGAACCATACAGGTCCCAATGTATAACCTAACTaacaattcttaaaattaatttgttctcTTTTACTTCTTCtgtaattttagattttcttagagtatagaatgatttttttttctccaactaCCATCTCATTACTCCATcccatccccacagcatgatgctgcccccACAATCTCTCACTCAGAGTTCAgagttttgtgctttttttaacaagaaagaTACATTTCAGACTCTCTGACCCGACTATTTCCTCCCACATGTGTCTTGTGGCCAGATTAAAACAGGACTTCTTCCATCCTAGGTCAAAATCAGGGCATCAGTCTCACAGATGTAGTTACGTTTCCCAAGACAAGTAATGTCATCCCAGCTGTTCATCCAGCCCTCAGGTCCCACCTCATCTGGTGGTAGAATGGACACGCAGTCCTGACCGGCTTGCTCAGTGTCCCAATCAGCTATGAAGTTGTTGGGCTCGTCAGGTCTCCAGTATATGACATCCCATTTGATTCTCTCTCCATTTACCCAGAAGTGGACTCCTTCATTGACCATGTCCTGCAGCCCGATCCACGCTGAGTGGAAGTACATGCCGGGATTTGCCTTTTTAAACTGGAATGTCAGGTTCGTCAGGAAAGCCTGGTCTGCGGCATCCAGGACGACAGCTAGGTCCCCTTTGTAGTTGAGGCAATCAACGCGAGCATCTTCCCAAGTTTTCTCTACATTGGACAGGAGGAAGCACCGGGAAGCGTGCTCCGTCCACCCCGGCAGGCAGTGGGAGCACTGCAGCGTGGTCCGGTCACAACGATTCCAGATGTAGTCGAGCCGCTTGGACGACAGGATCGAACGCTGTTTCTTGTTCTCCAGCTCCGTAACCTGGTAATTATTCTGGGTAGACTTTAGTTGGGACGTCAACTGGTTGACTTTCCTGAGAACCTGTTGTTTAGCTATTAAAGCATTGCTCAAGACCCCATTCAGCCTGTTGATTTCCCGCTCCAGCAAGGTAAGATTGCAAGGAATTCTGCCCAACAGCCGTTCATACTCCGCCACCAGAATGGAGAAGTTTGTGTTGGTTAAgttcagctgttctgaaatCCTGCTTTTCTCCTCTAGCAGCTTCTCGGTGTTGCTCTTCATCTCCTCTTTGACCTGCTCTATACTCATTATCACGTTTTGCTTGGTGTTCCACTCAATGATGGTGATTAATACCACCATGGCGAGGATCCCGCTCAGAATTCCGATCAAAACAAGATGCCAGATGGGTTTCAGTATCCTCTTAAGCTCGACGATGGTAGCACTTTTGTTCCCAGGTCCATGTTCAGTTACTGAGGTCCTGTAGGTACCAGACCTgacaacaaatacaaaaagagaaCCAAGCTCACTCAGATGTAGCTAAACAAACTAGCGTAAAGTTGCAATGCCCTCAGAAATGTTCcacattttgaaacataatgaccctaagcattttttttattttttaccccttCAGGGGGTCtatttgtgggctctagtgtcccttatatgatagtaggctcacaggaaacggggaaggagaggagggaagacatgcggcaaatgtcgtcgggtccgggagtcgaacctgtgacggccgcgtcgaggactcaaggcctccaaatacgggtcgcgctaaccgctacgccaccacggcacgccgcCCTAAGCATATTTTAATGAGacagaccaggggtgtcaaactcattttcaattTGGGCCACATTTGGATGTTCTCAAGGTGCCAAAATGCATTGATAAGACCCTTTAAAAAACTTTTACCATATTAATAAACAGTTGCCTCTGCATTTGATAAGTATtcaacatcttttcacattgatcacATTCGGAttccatttttgcttttgtgattttttaattattttggagTTACCAGTCATTTAAACTAAACGCTTTTGACTATTTTTGTGGAGAATTTACAATAAACTCACAGCTATGCATTAGCGcaaaccccccacccccaaaacaATGCAGGGATTTGCtgaattttgcatgaatttGAATTGGAGGGAATGATGGATACAATTTCACATCTTTAGTCTATAAGCCACCTTAAAAGATAAGGCGGGCCTGATTTGGCCCtggggcctcgagtttgacacatgtttACTAGACCAACAAAAATCAGTTCAGGGGAAGGAAAAAGGTACTTAGTCTAAAtggtgtaaataaaaactaGTTCTTACATTTCCAATCCCAGGTTTCTTAAACATCAATTTTGCAACCCAGAATAATGTATTGACAGTTACATTTTACTCTAACTTATAAACTAATATATCTGCAATTCCTTCATAAATGTCCAGTAAATCCTTCCTTACCTTGGACTCCTAAAATCGGTTCTTAGATATGTGAGTAAATGTACGATCCTGTCTTCAAACGACATTTCTTCTTCACACACTCAGCAGATTGTTGGCCTGCTGACTTTGGCAGATACATTTGACACCAGGTGGTTTAGAAGTCCGAATGtcttaaatgaaaacaagtaaGTCTGGGTTTCttctggtttccatggcaatTCACCATGGCAACTCTAGGAATCAATCAAACTGCtgaattattggaaaaaaaactaatatttctttttcattggttgtgtatttaaataacaaaaatgtgcaaagatgTTTTCAAATGCTGAATTTCATCCAGTTTAACCTGACCTTATGTAAAAATGTCATCcatctttttaaaacacaaattaactgCAGTTGAACAATTTTTAGAACGCTGAGCTCAATTTCGCAAGACAAACTCAGGCCAGATTATAACCAGACATGAAGATATAtagttatattcaataaataaataaattagtgaTTTAAGATTTTAGATCATTTGGGCATCTAAAGTCCAAATGACTTTAGATGGGCACAAAATCTTAGCTCATTTGTGACCAAATGATCTAAAACTTTACATAATTTGCCTTTAGTTTGCAACACAACATAAAGATAACTAATGCAAtacattttgtgcatttttttctgggATAATTAGTTGTAAATATTAAGGTTTATTGGCATTTCAACTTTTCTAACTTCCTCTAACCAGTAGCTGTGCTGCAGTGCAAACACTAGCTTTCTGACCAGGAACAGTTAGCTGAGATTCGGTTGCAggtttattgttgttatttttatattcaagtATTTCTACATCAAGGATACCAACACCAACACCTCAGCATATTAAGTTATCCTGTTTAAtgtgggtttcttttttttaaaaaaagaagctaaaaataGTTTCAGTAACAAATCTGACAATCATCTGCATATTGTGTGAACAATACAGataccaatctttaaaaactcaaactttaaaagcaattaggttaaaatgtttattttttttatttagtctttatttatttagagttgtcataaaaaaaatgttttattaacttctagatacagctgaaaaatgtcataaatagcgctatgatgtatttttcattttcttgctgtgtttttgtctttttctgtagttagttttagattttcttgTATCATGTTGGCATCGAGTAAGTATTTTACACAAGGAAAATAATTTGCTatcaattgtatttttaatttatattttacagattAGACTCTGGGTTGAAAACAGTCTTTA encodes the following:
- the LOC111611862 gene encoding CD209 antigen-like isoform X1, which gives rise to MWRRRSWIEIKLQNMSFLPLGGKELSPQRRKQQTARKQTQTLSFISTEKTCSVPMSGTYRTSVTEHGPGNKSATIVELKRILKPIWHLVLIGILSGILAMVVLITIIEWNTKQNVIMSIEQVKEEMKSNTEKLLEEKSRISEQLNLTNTNFSILVAEYERLLGRIPCNLTLLEREINRLNGVLSNALIAKQQVLRKVNQLTSQLKSTQNNYQVTELENKKQRSILSSKRLDYIWNRCDRTTLQCSHCLPGWTEHASRCFLLSNVEKTWEDARVDCLNYKGDLAVVLDAADQAFLTNLTFQFKKANPGMYFHSAWIGLQDMVNEGVHFWVNGERIKWDVIYWRPDEPNNFIADWDTEQAGQDCVSILPPDEVGPEGWMNSWDDITCLGKRNYICETDALILT
- the LOC111611862 gene encoding C-type lectin domain family 4 member M-like isoform X3 yields the protein MWRRRSWIEIKLQNMSFLPLGGKELSPQRRKQQTARKQTQTLSFISTEKTCSVPMSGTYRTSVTEHGPGNKSATIVELKRILKPIWHLVLIGILSGILAMVVLITIIEWNTKQNVIMSIEQVKEEMKSNTEKLLEEKSRISEQLNLTNTNFSILVAEYERLLGRIPCNLTLLEREINRLNGVLSNALIAKQQVLRKVNQLTSQLKSTQNNYQVTELENKKQRSILSSKRLDYIWNRCDRTTLQCSHCLPGWTEHASRCFLLSNVEKTWEDARVDCLNYKGDLAVVLDAADQAFLTNLTFQFKKANPGMYFHSAWIGLQDMVNEGVHFWVNGERIKWDVIYWRPDEPNNFIADWDTEQAGQDCVSILPPDEVWYLQDLSN
- the LOC111611862 gene encoding low affinity immunoglobulin epsilon Fc receptor-like isoform X5, producing the protein MSFEDRIVHLLTYLRTDFRSPRSGTYRTSVTEHGPENKSATIVELKRILKPIWHLVLIGILSGILAMVVLIIIIEWNTKQNITMSIEQIKEEMKSNTEKLLEEKSRISEQLNLTNTNFSILVAEYERLLGRIPCNLTLLEQEINTLNGFLSNALIAKEQALRKVNQLTSQLKSTQNNYQVTELENKKQRSILSSKRLDYIWNRCNRTTLQCSHCLPGWTEHASRCFLLSNVEKTWEDARVDCRNYKGDLAVVLNAADQAFLTNLTFQFKKANPGMTFHSAWIGLQDMVKEGVHFWVNGERITWDVKYWRPGEPNNAKAAGDTEQAGEDCVSILPPDEVGPKGWLNSWDDITCLGKRHYICETDALILT
- the LOC111611862 gene encoding low affinity immunoglobulin epsilon Fc receptor-like isoform X8, whose translation is MSFEDRIVHLLTYLRTDFRSPRSGTYRTSVTEHGPENKSATIVELKRILKPIWHLVLIGILSGILAMVVLIIIIEWNTKQNITMSIEQIKEEMKSNTEKLLEEKSRISEQLNLTNTNFSILVAEYERLLGRIPCNLTLLEQEINTLNGFLSNALIAKEQALRKVNQLTSQLKSTQNNYQVTELENKKQRSILSSKRLDYIWNRCNRTTLQCSHCLPGWTEHASRCFLLSNVEKTWEDARVDCRNYKGDLAVVLNAADQAFLTNLTFQFKKANPGMTFHSAWIGLQDMVKEGVHFWVNGERITWDVKYWRPGEPNNAKAAGDTEQAGEDCVSILPPDEVWYLQDLSN
- the LOC111611862 gene encoding C-type lectin domain family 4 member M-like isoform X6; translated protein: MSFEDRIVHLLTYLRTDFRSPRSGTYRTSVTEHGPGNKSATIVELKRILKPIWHLVLIGILSGILAMVVLITIIEWNTKQNVIMSIEQVKEEMKSNTEKLLEEKSRISEQLNLTNTNFSILVAEYERLLGRIPCNLTLLEREINRLNGVLSNALIAKQQVLRKVNQLTSQLKSTQNNYQVTELENKKQRSILSSKRLDYIWNRCDRTTLQCSHCLPGWTEHASRCFLLSNVEKTWEDARVDCLNYKGDLAVVLDAADQAFLTNLTFQFKKANPGMYFHSAWIGLQDMVNEGVHFWVNGERIKWDVIYWRPDEPNNFIADWDTEQAGQDCVSILPPDEVGPEGWMNSWDDITCLGKRNYICETDALILT
- the LOC111611862 gene encoding C-type lectin domain family 4 member M-like isoform X9 is translated as MVVLITIIEWNTKQNVIMSIEQVKEEMKSNTEKLLEEKSRISEQLNLTNTNFSILVAEYERLLGRIPCNLTLLEREINRLNGVLSNALIAKQQVLRKVNQLTSQLKSTQNNYQVTELENKKQRSILSSKRLDYIWNRCDRTTLQCSHCLPGWTEHASRCFLLSNVEKTWEDARVDCLNYKGDLAVVLDAADQAFLTNLTFQFKKANPGMYFHSAWIGLQDMVNEGVHFWVNGERIKWDVIYWRPDEPNNFIADWDTEQAGQDCVSILPPDEVGPEGWMNSWDDITCLGKRNYICETDALILT